A window of the Nitrosopumilus ureiphilus genome harbors these coding sequences:
- a CDS encoding deoxyribonuclease IV, which yields MQIGCHVSISGSIDKAVDNAVERECTAFQIFTRNPRGWHAKELSKEDIANFKIKLKASKIDRFATCAHMPYLPNLASPKDDGFEKSVNSLINEVERCAQLGIPYLVTHLGSHLGTGKEAGIKRLVEGLTKAGKTKNDVVILLENTAGQKNSVGSDFKQLGEIFKQLKPAKKFGVCIDSCHAFVAGYDLRTDENVKETFSEFDKHVGIENLKILHLNDAKGELGCNLDRHYHLGLGGIGEKGISAIIKFANKKKIPIILETPIDDERDDFENIRKAKEFA from the coding sequence ATGCAGATCGGTTGTCATGTCTCAATATCAGGATCGATTGACAAAGCAGTTGATAATGCAGTTGAGAGAGAATGTACTGCTTTTCAGATATTTACTAGAAATCCAAGAGGATGGCATGCAAAGGAACTATCAAAGGAAGATATTGCAAATTTTAAAATAAAATTAAAGGCAAGTAAAATTGATAGATTTGCAACATGTGCACATATGCCATATCTACCAAATCTTGCATCACCAAAAGATGATGGATTTGAAAAGTCAGTTAACAGTTTAATTAATGAAGTTGAGAGATGTGCACAGTTAGGTATTCCTTATCTTGTAACACACCTTGGTAGTCATTTAGGTACTGGAAAAGAAGCTGGAATTAAACGATTAGTTGAAGGATTGACAAAAGCTGGAAAAACAAAAAATGATGTAGTAATTTTACTAGAGAATACTGCAGGTCAGAAAAATTCTGTGGGTTCTGATTTTAAGCAGCTCGGTGAAATCTTCAAACAACTAAAGCCTGCAAAGAAATTTGGTGTTTGTATTGATTCTTGTCATGCATTTGTTGCAGGATATGATTTACGAACAGACGAAAATGTAAAGGAAACATTTTCTGAATTTGATAAACATGTTGGAATTGAGAATTTGAAAATTTTGCATTTAAATGATGCTAAAGGTGAACTTGGTTGTAATTTGGATAGACATTATCATTTAGGATTAGGAGGAATTGGAGAGAAAGGAATTTCTGCCATTATAAAATTTGCAAACAAGAAAAAAATTCCAATAATTTTAGAGACACCAATTGATGATGAAAGAGATGACTTTGAAAATATTAGAAAGGCAAAGGAGTTTGCGTAG
- a CDS encoding Snf7 family protein: MPNFDKTWARQETQSVTGKLREAVKPQGALKPRIQTAVNKLQVQISKMDSMLGKLHERDAQLFQRVVTAMQQHDTSTSRVLSNELAEIRKVTKMLGNARMSLEQVQLRLTTIHDLGDAMVAIGPAMSTMKGLKSSLGRFMPEADSELNSMTQTLNGLMMDSLAGDSFSMESDVSSEETEKILQEASAVAEQQIGDKFPSVPSSTGLSSQSSTSTFE; this comes from the coding sequence ATGCCAAACTTCGATAAGACTTGGGCTCGACAAGAGACTCAAAGCGTAACTGGCAAACTCCGTGAAGCAGTAAAGCCTCAAGGTGCATTAAAACCACGAATTCAAACTGCAGTAAACAAACTACAAGTCCAAATATCAAAAATGGACTCTATGTTAGGTAAACTGCACGAAAGAGATGCGCAACTCTTTCAAAGAGTCGTGACTGCAATGCAACAACATGATACTAGCACAAGTAGAGTTTTGTCTAACGAATTAGCTGAAATTCGTAAGGTTACAAAGATGCTCGGCAATGCAAGAATGTCATTAGAACAAGTACAACTAAGACTGACAACTATTCATGATCTTGGTGATGCTATGGTAGCAATTGGACCAGCAATGTCTACAATGAAGGGATTGAAGTCATCGCTTGGAAGATTTATGCCAGAAGCAGATTCAGAATTGAATAGTATGACTCAGACACTTAATGGACTGATGATGGACTCCCTGGCAGGAGATTCATTTAGTATGGAATCTGATGTTTCAAGTGAAGAAACAGAAAAGATTCTCCAAGAAGCATCTGCAGTAGCTGAGCAACAGATAGGAGACAAGTTCCCATCTGTACCATCTTCAACTGGACTTTCGTCACAATCCTCTACTTCCACCTTTGAGTAG
- the cobM gene encoding precorrin-4 C(11)-methyltransferase produces MSDVFFVGCGPGDPELITVKAKKLIQKADVVVYSGSLIPEPVLKFCKKGKLYDAAKLVREEIFDLLYENAKSGKLIVRLHDGDPSIYGAIKEQIDNLEKKGIKSVVVPGVTAFLASAAALGTQLTLPGVTQTIIVTRAESRTKVPKREKVSELAKHKATLIFYLSVHLLSKLVKEAIAGGYKKTTPVAVVYHASWKDQKIIKGTLEDIAKKIKEEEITRTAIVVISDVIDPKTYEYSKLYDKKFSHGYRKAKVK; encoded by the coding sequence GTGTCTGATGTATTCTTTGTAGGATGCGGTCCTGGGGATCCTGAACTAATTACAGTTAAAGCCAAAAAATTAATTCAAAAAGCAGATGTTGTAGTTTATTCAGGATCTTTGATTCCGGAACCAGTTTTGAAATTTTGTAAAAAAGGAAAACTCTATGATGCAGCAAAATTAGTAAGAGAAGAAATTTTTGATCTGTTGTACGAAAATGCAAAATCTGGAAAACTTATAGTGAGACTTCATGATGGTGATCCATCAATTTATGGTGCAATTAAAGAACAAATTGATAATCTTGAGAAAAAAGGAATCAAATCAGTTGTCGTGCCTGGAGTAACTGCATTTTTAGCCTCAGCTGCTGCACTTGGAACTCAACTAACTCTTCCCGGTGTTACTCAGACAATTATAGTAACAAGAGCAGAATCTAGAACCAAAGTGCCAAAACGTGAAAAAGTATCTGAACTTGCAAAACATAAAGCTACATTGATCTTTTATCTTAGTGTACACTTACTTTCTAAACTAGTAAAAGAGGCAATAGCAGGTGGATACAAAAAAACAACACCAGTTGCAGTTGTATATCATGCTAGCTGGAAAGATCAAAAAATAATTAAAGGGACACTTGAAGACATTGCAAAAAAAATTAAAGAAGAAGAAATTACAAGAACAGCAATTGTAGTTATTAGTGATGTAATTGATCCAAAAACATATGAATATTCTAAACTATATGACAAAAAATTTAGTCATGGTTACAGAAAAGCTAAAGTCAAATAG
- the cbiT gene encoding precorrin-6Y C5,15-methyltransferase (decarboxylating) subunit CbiT, which yields MWNYKSPGIPDEYFERTENVPITKEEVRTIQISKARLKPGQTVYDIGCGSGSISIEAGFQIESSGKVLAIDHDENAIELTKKNIQKFGLSNISVIFGDAKEKIQDLEEADVIFIGGTGGDTKDIVELSENKLKSGGRIVIGIILIETLYSVLQILDKLQFESMDITQVTISKSRKTSTGTMMLARNPVTIISATRV from the coding sequence ATGTGGAATTACAAATCACCTGGAATTCCTGATGAATATTTTGAGAGAACAGAAAATGTTCCAATCACAAAAGAAGAAGTAAGAACCATTCAAATTAGCAAAGCTCGATTAAAACCAGGTCAAACTGTTTATGATATAGGTTGTGGAAGTGGCTCTATTTCTATTGAAGCTGGATTTCAAATTGAATCGTCAGGTAAAGTATTGGCAATTGATCATGATGAGAATGCAATAGAATTAACAAAAAAGAATATCCAAAAGTTTGGTCTTTCAAATATTTCAGTAATCTTTGGAGATGCAAAAGAAAAGATACAAGACCTTGAAGAAGCTGATGTTATATTTATTGGAGGAACAGGCGGTGATACAAAAGACATAGTTGAACTCTCTGAGAATAAACTAAAGTCAGGTGGTAGAATTGTAATTGGCATAATACTAATTGAGACACTTTATTCAGTTTTGCAAATTTTAGATAAATTACAGTTTGAATCTATGGATATTACTCAAGTAACTATATCGAAGAGTAGAAAGACTAGTACTGGAACCATGATGCTTGCAAGAAATCCTGTAACTATAATTTCTGCCACCAGAGTCTAA
- the glyS gene encoding glycine--tRNA ligase — translation MNYEEVMKLALERGFYFPSCEVYADAQAGFWEYGPSGVGLKNKFLELWRRELIRRDGMLEIDGSQIMSKSVFEASGHLGNFADPIIKCTKCDSTFRADRTIAEIAQIEIPESADLDEFDNAILQNNIKCPKCKGDFDKTRKFNMMFRVGIGPQDDEAYLRPETCQSIFVDFPRLFKTMRGKLPFGIAQVGKSFRNEIAPRQSLLRLREFYQAEIEVFCNPSKLEEVENFSEIENTVIRVQTDADPVSMTCKEAVESGVIPNKFVAYYLGILTEFYEKTGIDITKSRFRKLGDKEKAFYAEVAFDFEVETTIGWLELVACNYRSDYDLSSHAVKSKEKFEVMDNDEKVLPHVFEISMGIDRSLYTILEHSLKDDKEHERVVLSLKPYLAPVHVGILSLVKKDGLKEKTDEIYLQIKRKCDAFLDHSGAIGRRYRRLDEIGAPFAVTVDHQTLEDESVTIRKRDSMEQSRVKILELDSIISESIAFP, via the coding sequence ATGAACTATGAAGAAGTAATGAAATTGGCACTTGAGCGTGGGTTTTATTTTCCTAGTTGTGAAGTTTATGCAGACGCACAGGCTGGATTTTGGGAGTATGGACCATCTGGTGTTGGATTAAAAAATAAATTTCTAGAATTATGGAGAAGAGAATTAATCAGACGAGATGGAATGCTTGAGATTGATGGTTCTCAAATTATGTCAAAATCAGTTTTTGAAGCGTCAGGTCATCTTGGAAATTTTGCTGATCCAATAATCAAATGTACAAAGTGTGATTCTACATTTAGAGCAGATAGAACAATTGCAGAGATTGCACAAATAGAAATTCCTGAAAGTGCAGATTTGGATGAATTTGATAATGCAATTTTACAAAATAACATAAAGTGTCCAAAATGCAAAGGGGACTTTGATAAGACTAGAAAATTCAACATGATGTTTCGAGTTGGAATTGGTCCTCAAGATGATGAAGCATATCTTAGGCCAGAAACTTGTCAATCAATCTTTGTAGATTTTCCTAGACTTTTCAAGACTATGCGAGGAAAACTTCCCTTTGGAATTGCGCAGGTTGGGAAGAGTTTCAGAAATGAGATAGCACCCAGACAGAGTTTGCTTCGTCTAAGGGAATTTTATCAGGCAGAAATTGAAGTTTTTTGTAATCCATCAAAGTTAGAGGAAGTGGAAAACTTTTCAGAAATTGAAAATACAGTAATTAGAGTTCAAACAGATGCAGATCCTGTATCCATGACATGTAAAGAAGCAGTAGAGTCAGGAGTAATTCCAAATAAGTTTGTTGCATATTACTTGGGGATATTGACTGAATTTTATGAGAAAACTGGAATTGATATTACAAAGAGTAGATTCAGAAAACTTGGCGATAAAGAAAAGGCATTTTATGCTGAAGTTGCATTTGATTTTGAAGTAGAAACTACTATTGGATGGTTAGAACTTGTTGCATGTAATTATAGATCAGATTATGATTTGTCTAGTCATGCTGTAAAAAGTAAAGAGAAATTTGAGGTAATGGATAATGATGAAAAAGTTTTACCTCATGTATTTGAGATTTCTATGGGAATAGATAGAAGTCTTTACACTATTTTGGAGCACAGTCTCAAAGATGACAAAGAACATGAGAGAGTTGTATTATCTCTCAAGCCATATTTAGCTCCGGTTCATGTCGGGATTTTGTCTCTAGTCAAAAAGGACGGGTTAAAAGAGAAAACTGATGAGATTTACCTTCAAATAAAGCGTAAATGTGATGCATTTCTGGATCATTCAGGGGCTATTGGTAGGCGTTATAGAAGACTAGATGAAATTGGGGCACCATTTGCAGTTACTGTTGATCACCAAACACTAGAAGATGAAAGTGTAACCATTAGAAAAAGAGATTCTATGGAACAAAGCAGGGTTAAGATATTGGAACTTGATTCAATAATATCTGAATCAATTGCATTTCCATAA
- a CDS encoding glutamate racemase, with protein sequence MVRITVFDSGLGSLSIIHAMQKIFKAEIIYFADSQNYPYGTKSHAQLSKIMEKNISLLQEQFSPDFIVVASNTPSLMLNLATQKIIDVKPPLNYAKKISKTKQIAIVATESAINSEGLNQYIKKNNFPKSLKILKINASDLVELVECGKFITNKQYCKKIIKKILDQKISQNDIDVITLSSTHLPFLKPLFEKEYPHVKFLDPGNMIAKKIFLKIKNKQSKRNTLKIFTSGNITEFQNKLKNIGIKNKVNFLSI encoded by the coding sequence GTGGTAAGAATTACAGTTTTTGATTCTGGTCTGGGCTCATTATCTATAATTCATGCAATGCAAAAAATATTCAAGGCTGAAATTATCTATTTTGCAGATAGCCAAAATTATCCTTATGGAACAAAATCACATGCCCAATTAAGTAAAATTATGGAAAAAAACATCAGCCTATTGCAGGAACAATTTTCACCAGATTTCATAGTTGTTGCATCTAATACACCAAGTCTAATGCTTAATTTGGCAACACAGAAAATAATTGATGTAAAGCCACCATTAAATTATGCTAAAAAGATATCAAAAACAAAACAAATTGCAATAGTAGCAACAGAGAGTGCAATTAACAGCGAAGGTTTGAATCAATACATTAAAAAAAATAATTTTCCAAAATCTTTGAAAATTCTTAAGATAAACGCTTCTGATCTTGTAGAATTAGTTGAATGTGGAAAATTTATTACAAATAAGCAATATTGTAAAAAAATTATCAAAAAAATTCTAGATCAAAAAATATCCCAAAATGACATTGATGTAATAACACTATCTAGTACTCATTTGCCATTTTTGAAACCACTATTTGAAAAAGAATATCCACATGTTAAATTTCTAGATCCAGGAAACATGATTGCAAAAAAGATTTTCTTAAAAATTAAAAATAAGCAATCAAAAAGAAATACATTGAAAATATTTACATCGGGTAATATCACAGAATTTCAAAATAAATTGAAAAATATTGGTATTAAAAATAAAGTAAATTTCTTATCTATTTGA
- a CDS encoding DNA primase encodes MIALGQDEMAKYPFLADAGQYLKDKGFSLEQFGTDPDLKQLIDKAYDRILVAADGKIYKSDLIGDHVSKEAALPREVFSFLLAIVLLKLCGMHTLIKRFALAEARRAEKYLERDLSNISDESKKELAIRVIDDLFSVQVEKQDDYFVIPVSDYLKHSINFHEREWKLINRHVENGLVFLTPHETVRLIRKELGTYINSKIINAKTPAMIPGFEDSVNKLALLSKKFATFTVTTGEYPPCIKHAINVLEKGENLPHSGRFMLATFLLSKGQTVDQIAPLFKNAPDYNQRVTLYQLNHLAGTSGSGTQYSCPSCEKLKTQSLCFATSDCDNIINPLQFGKKRK; translated from the coding sequence ATGATTGCATTAGGCCAAGATGAAATGGCAAAGTATCCATTTTTGGCAGATGCTGGACAATATCTCAAAGATAAAGGATTTTCACTAGAGCAGTTTGGAACTGATCCTGATCTAAAGCAACTAATCGATAAAGCATATGATAGAATTCTCGTGGCAGCAGATGGAAAAATCTACAAGTCTGATCTAATTGGAGATCATGTCTCAAAAGAGGCAGCACTCCCAAGAGAGGTTTTCTCATTTCTATTAGCAATTGTACTGCTAAAACTATGTGGGATGCATACTCTAATCAAAAGATTTGCACTAGCAGAAGCTCGACGTGCAGAAAAATATCTTGAACGAGATCTATCAAATATTTCAGACGAGTCAAAAAAAGAATTGGCAATTAGAGTAATTGATGATCTCTTTTCAGTTCAGGTTGAAAAACAAGATGATTATTTTGTAATTCCAGTATCAGATTATCTAAAACATTCAATAAATTTTCATGAAAGAGAATGGAAATTAATCAATAGGCATGTGGAAAATGGACTAGTATTTTTAACTCCACATGAAACAGTTAGATTGATAAGAAAAGAATTAGGAACATACATCAATTCCAAAATTATCAATGCAAAAACTCCTGCAATGATTCCAGGTTTTGAGGATTCAGTTAACAAACTTGCATTACTATCTAAAAAATTTGCAACTTTTACTGTAACGACTGGAGAATATCCACCATGCATTAAGCATGCAATTAATGTACTTGAGAAAGGTGAAAACCTACCGCATTCAGGACGATTCATGCTAGCCACTTTTCTTCTTTCAAAAGGTCAAACAGTTGACCAAATTGCACCGCTATTCAAAAATGCTCCTGACTATAATCAGCGTGTGACACTGTATCAACTAAATCATCTAGCAGGAACTTCTGGAAGTGGAACTCAATACTCTTGTCCTTCATGTGAGAAACTAAAAACACAAAGTCTCTGTTTTGCAACATCTGACTGCGATAATATCATTAACCCATTACAATTTGGAAAGAAGAGAAAATAA
- the cobI gene encoding precorrin-2 C(20)-methyltransferase, translating into MPRLIGIGVGPGDPELLTVKAVNAINDADIIMCPASKEDRPSIALSVVSPLIDKSKNQKIVKLIFPMTKDKDVLEETWKKNAKIMAETVLSGKNVVYLTVGDPYLYSTWIYMHKDLKENYPDMEISVIPGIVSMFTFASKVGVSIAEGAEKVAIIPSCYDLSSVKEIAKNSETMVFLKDGRYFDQVIQVLKESGFPDNSIFAIGQDLGTDHEIIRKLTLGEVNDDTLTTKYFSILVVKRV; encoded by the coding sequence ATGCCTAGATTAATTGGAATTGGAGTGGGTCCAGGAGATCCAGAATTACTTACAGTAAAGGCAGTAAATGCCATAAATGACGCTGATATTATCATGTGTCCAGCTTCCAAAGAAGACAGACCCAGCATTGCATTGTCAGTAGTTTCCCCTTTAATTGATAAATCAAAAAATCAAAAAATTGTAAAGCTAATATTTCCAATGACTAAAGACAAAGATGTTCTGGAGGAGACATGGAAAAAAAATGCAAAGATAATGGCAGAAACTGTCTTATCTGGAAAAAATGTAGTATATCTAACAGTTGGTGATCCTTATCTATACAGCACTTGGATATACATGCACAAGGATCTTAAAGAAAATTATCCAGATATGGAAATCAGTGTCATTCCTGGAATTGTTTCAATGTTCACATTTGCCTCAAAGGTTGGTGTAAGCATTGCAGAAGGTGCAGAGAAAGTTGCAATTATTCCATCATGCTATGATCTATCTAGTGTAAAAGAAATAGCAAAAAATTCTGAGACGATGGTATTTCTAAAAGATGGAAGATATTTTGATCAAGTGATACAAGTTCTAAAAGAGTCTGGATTTCCAGATAACTCAATATTTGCAATTGGACAAGATCTTGGAACGGATCATGAAATTATTCGAAAACTCACTTTGGGTGAAGTAAACGATGATACATTAACTACAAAATATTTCTCAATATTGGTGGTAAAACGTGTCTGA